One genomic region from Vanacampus margaritifer isolate UIUO_Vmar chromosome 2, RoL_Vmar_1.0, whole genome shotgun sequence encodes:
- the LOC144043334 gene encoding uncharacterized protein LOC144043334 isoform X1 codes for MWCSALLRTSLLLCLARQTLQRGVKAQGMSWRRIMPARGVGIGTKGVNGAHRALGNRYVNKPLKAGNGHYPVPSPLGVGGYQPLGRGVVPGRFPAFGNHGHYGGNLGTGLPLGLTPANGLGLGHGGKHVYGVGPVPGYVPYTNMGYPAVQPGVFAAELGGLEESARGQAAQDLKTAKTGTLGVLFGGPEETGRFTMGTGNGNSFRTEVVSTGSELKIFDPTSKVSSLGLTTGDPNLAQAAGSVEPSVLSHGARQPQSVGKDKLQKLASAASPVQNARNQGSARSQRRKNKKCGSLYLPSNHREPSGSGMTQRLAPNLAPQDPRPDQYQLLPSQDTRLQAPISRIFLAPEQRSPNVSNGQIGGSQQVSNSQVREVQRIIPLSPETGLSIAGAGVQEGKKRKRKKKLLSPQVIPPLSQIIKILVKFFIGFKLNNEVFQNSTIRKDNTQLYNVEL; via the exons GTGTTGGCATCGGAACTAAAGGCG TGAATGGTGCCCACAGAGCTCTTGGGAACAGATATGTCAACAAACCATTGAAGGCTGGAA ATGGACATTATCCTGTTCCCAGTCCACTAGGTGTTG GGGGCTACCAACCTCTTGGGCGAGGGGTTGTACCTGGACGATTCCCTGCCTTTGGAAACCATGGACACTATG gtggCAATCTTGGCACTGGCTTGCCACTGGGTCTCACGCCTGCAAATGGCCTGGGCTTGGGCCACGGAGGCAAACACG TTTATGGTGTCGGCCCTGTTCCAG GATATGTTCCATACACCAACATGGGCTACCCCGCCGTCCAACCAG GTGTTTTTGCGGCGGAATTGGGAGGATTGGAGGAGTCTGCCCGTGGCCAGGCTGCTCAGGAtctgaaaacagcaaaaaccGGAACACTTGGTGTCTTGTTTGGAGGACCAGAAGAAACAGGAAGATTCACCATGGGGACAGGAAATGGAAATAGTTTTAGAACTGAAGTGGTATCAACTGGAAGTGAACTTAAAATCTTTGACCCAACATCAAAGGTGTCAAGCCTTGGACTGACCACAGGGGATCCAAATCTTGCTCAGGCTGCCGGAAGTGTTGAGCCTTCAGTCCTCAGTCATGGCGCAAGACAGCCGCAGTCTGTTGGTAAAGACAAGCTCCAAAAACTGGCTTCTGCTGCTTCACCAGTACAGAATGCCAGAAACCAAGGATCTGCTCGTTCACAACgccgcaaaaacaaaaagtgtggaTCCTTATATTTGCCAAGCAATCACCGTGAGCCATCCGGGTCTGGAATGACGCAGAGATTAGCGCCAAATCTTGCTCCTCAAGACCCAAGACCTGATCAGTATCAACTTCTACCATCCCAAGATACACGCTTACAAGCTCCCATATCCAGAATCTTTTTAGCTCCTGAACAGAGGAGTCCAAATGTCTCAAATGGACAAATCGGTGGAAGCCAGCAAGTGTCAAATTCTCAAGTACGAGAAGTGCAGAGAATTATACCTTTGTCTCCGGAGACAGGTTTAAGTATTGCCGGGGCAGGTGTGCAagaaggtaaaaaaagaaaaaggaaaaaaaagcttttatctCCCCAGGTAATCCCCCCGCTTTCACAAATCATAAAAATCTTAGTCAAATTTTTCATTGGATTCAAGCTAAACAATGAGGTATTTCAGAATAGCACAATCAGAAAAGACAATACTCAACTGTATAATGTTGAACTGTGA